From Montipora foliosa isolate CH-2021 chromosome 6, ASM3666993v2, whole genome shotgun sequence, a single genomic window includes:
- the LOC138008606 gene encoding dehydrogenase/reductase SDR family member 7-like: MGRTLLILAVVLPLLCFLLAKYQDGDFLLMFYEMFGKNATVALQGKVVWITGASSGIGEYLAYELAKSGCKLVLSARRKDELERVKEKCVAISSALYPSFQDQDVLVLPLDLSQFNMHKILTNDVIKHFGKVDVLVNNAAKLQLSWFKETPVEIDRVLFDINVIGTISLTKAVLPYMIQQQKGDIVVVSSALGKYGGPLTSSYSGTKFALHGIFDSARLELGAHNISVQIVCPGPIKSSILAQAFTNNINVTLKDTPSLYAKAENATKRMPTERCAKLMVVGMANSLDEVWISEYPFLLMYYMNEYLPNLFKWLTKKYSVGALKEMMNTE, translated from the exons TGTGTTTCTTACTTGCAAAATATCAGGATGGCGATTTTCTGCTGATGTTTTACGAAATGTTTGGTAAGAATGCAACTGTAGCGTTGCAAGGGAAAGTGGTTTGGATAACGGGCGCTTCAAGCGGAATCGGAGAATATTTGGCTTACGAACTGGCGAAATCTGGTTGCAAATTAGTGCTTTCAGCAAGGAGGAAAGACGAATTGGAGAGAGTTAAGGAAAAATGCGTCG CTATTTCCAGTGCCCTTTATCCATCATTTCAGGATCAAGATGTCCTTGTCCTTCCTCTGGACTTGTCACAATTTAACATGCATAAAATCCTTACTAATGATGTCATCAAGCATTTTGGAAAG GTTGATGTTTTGGTCAATAATGCGGCTAAATTACAACTATCCTGGTTCAAGGAAACACCTGTTGAAATAGACAGAGTTCTTTTCGATATAAACGTTATTGGAACCATCTCATTGACAAAGGCAGTTCTCCCATACATGATACAGCAGCAGAAGGGAGATATTGTTGTTGTGAGCAGTGCCTTGGGAAAGTACG GCGGTCCTTTGACATCCTCTTACTCAGGCACCAAATTTGCATTGCAT GGCATCTTTGATTCTGCTCGGCTGGAATTGGGAGCCCACAACATTAGTGTCCAGATCGTGTGTCCTGGTCCAATCAAGTCAAGCATCCTTGCTCAAGCTTTTACTAACAACATAAATGTG ACCTTAAAGGACACACCCTCACTCTATGCTAAAGctgaaaatgcaacaaaaagaaTGCCTACTGAGCGCTGTGCAAAGTTGATGGTGGTGGGCATGGCAAATAGCTTGGATGAAGTGTGGATATCAGAGTACCCATTCCTTTTGATGTACTATATGAATGAATATCTTCCAAATCTGTTCAAATG GTTAACCAAGAAATATTCAGTGGGCGCTTTAAAGGAAATGATGAACACGGAGTGA